The following is a genomic window from uncultured Fusobacterium sp..
TTTTATAGTATTTTTCCAAAATAATCTATAAAAATTTAGAAAAGAAAAGAGAAATATTTAGACAAACTTATTTTAAATATATGTAGCCTATGATATAATAAATATTGATAAAAAATAAAGAAAGGATAGGGAAAAATGGAAGTTATAAGTAAAGATAAACCAAAAGGATTAGCTTATTCAAAATATAAGAAAATGAAAAAAGCAAAGAGATTAGAAGAGGAAAAGAAATTTAGAAGATTAACAGAAAATAAGAGAAAAAATGCTGAGAATAGAAAAGAGAGAGCTATTGAAAAAGAAGCAGAAAGTAGAGTTTCAGAAGTGACAATTTTAGGGTACAATAAAGGTATGCTTATTGTTATGATAGATGGAAAAGAAGAGAAAAGAGCATTATTATTTGATAAAAAACTTATTAATAAAAGTAATATAAATAGTGAAATTAGAAATTGTGAAGTTAAACTTTATGGTGAAAATTGGAAGATATCAAAACTTAAAAATTTTGATGAAATAAAAGATCAACTTATTTGGGAGATCTCTGAGGAGATATAAGATGATATTAAATAGAGATTTTTACATTAAAGATGGTATTACACTTGCTAAAGATCTTTTAGGAAAAATCTTAGTTAAAGAGATAGATGGAGTATTATACAAAGGAAGAATTATTGAAACAGAAGCGTATATGGGAGCTATAGATAAAGCTTGTCATGCATATAACAATAGGAGAACTAAGAGAACAGAAGCAATGTATAGAGAGGGTGGATATTCATATATTTACTTAATTTATGGAATGTATCATTGTTTCAATGTGACTGCCTCTATTAAAGATAATCCAGAAGCAGTACTTATAAGAGCATTAGAACCTTTAGATAATAAAGATATTATGTTAAAAATAAGAAAAGTTAAGAGTGAAAAATATATTGCTAATGGACCGGGAAAATTAACAAAAGCTTTAGGAATAACCTCTGATGATAATAACATAGATTTAACATTGGGAAAAAATATCTGGATTGAGGATGATGAATATGTTCCTAATAAAATTACAGA
Proteins encoded in this region:
- a CDS encoding DNA-3-methyladenine glycosylase, whose translation is MILNRDFYIKDGITLAKDLLGKILVKEIDGVLYKGRIIETEAYMGAIDKACHAYNNRRTKRTEAMYREGGYSYIYLIYGMYHCFNVTASIKDNPEAVLIRALEPLDNKDIMLKIRKVKSEKYIANGPGKLTKALGITSDDNNIDLTLGKNIWIEDDEYVPNKITETTRVGIDYAEEFKEKPWRFYISENNNVSKK